The Nitrospiraceae bacterium genome has a window encoding:
- a CDS encoding FecR domain-containing protein yields MTQSFITRTLTIAAIIGATSLPAFAANAPVGWAVNAIGTLTIIRADGVQEQLQGRKTMPLFEGDVLKTDASSQAYIQLKQGVNVALNEETTFKIISRWQKDKPTTWILRLSQGEVWAKTAGDGPKAFEVETPVATAAVKETEFNLKVQPDGQSILTVIEGVVQFGTAFGTCPIRTNTISYGVRGKKCTKPAESDGNATKAWTNQLIPPSATPQ; encoded by the coding sequence ATGACGCAATCGTTCATTACGAGGACACTGACCATAGCAGCCATCATCGGCGCGACAAGCCTGCCGGCATTTGCTGCGAATGCTCCGGTGGGATGGGCCGTCAACGCCATCGGCACCTTGACGATCATTCGCGCCGACGGCGTCCAAGAGCAGTTGCAGGGCCGGAAAACGATGCCGCTCTTCGAGGGCGACGTCCTCAAGACCGACGCCTCGAGCCAGGCCTATATTCAACTCAAACAAGGCGTGAACGTGGCACTGAACGAAGAAACCACGTTCAAGATCATCTCGCGTTGGCAGAAGGACAAGCCGACGACATGGATTCTCCGCCTGAGCCAAGGGGAGGTATGGGCAAAGACGGCGGGTGACGGGCCGAAGGCCTTCGAGGTCGAGACCCCGGTGGCCACGGCGGCGGTGAAGGAAACGGAGTTCAATCTCAAAGTCCAACCCGACGGCCAGAGCATCCTGACGGTCATCGAAGGCGTCGTTCAATTCGGCACCGCCTTCGGAACCTGCCCGATCCGAACCAACACGATCAGTTATGGCGTGCGGGGCAAGAAGTGCACGAAACCGGCGGAAAGCGACGGCAATGCGACCAAAGCCTGGACGAACCAGCTGATCCCGCCGTCGGCGACACCGCAATAG
- the lnt gene encoding apolipoprotein N-acyltransferase has translation MTAHQRQRVADRGTRVLLALLSAALLALSLPSPDIGWLGWCALVPLLLATQGLRPGQAAVHGLLTGIVAGFGIYGWLFEVPSFDLRHAVLLALYVGAYPAIWAFATAWALRRNFPLLLSAPVLWLVFDYLRGHAGFLALPWGTLAQTQHRNLPLLQIASVIGEHGVTFLVALGNAALAAFCLKQERRPAMVAALVLVTVHVWGAAELFSPASGQSITVAAIQPNIHIGERATEAGRTANLARLERLTREVASSHPNLIVWPESAIPGDLSDPALLDRLRQLSHETGVPLVLGAAEVEKFATGDSLLSIGRRAFNSAHLLQPDGSASPPYRKRMLVPFAEYVPHADVIPWPEWLAPRVTELTAGDSGRLFTIAPQISVAALICWENLFSHLARESVNGGAQLLVQLTNDVWFGPTAAPRQHNLMSVMRAVENRVPVVIASNAGPSQLIDGYGRVVAATSNVFQESAITGAVALGGGGTVYSKTGDWFVLLMPAGAFCTYVLLKRVHPSRYANRNSFPWIRGAPASLVIASMLGRSRRVLGRTTPEG, from the coding sequence ATGACGGCACATCAACGTCAGCGCGTGGCTGACCGGGGCACACGCGTCCTGCTGGCACTGCTTTCTGCGGCGCTGCTGGCCCTCTCTCTCCCCTCCCCGGATATCGGCTGGCTGGGCTGGTGCGCCCTCGTCCCGCTTCTCCTGGCAACGCAAGGACTCAGGCCCGGCCAGGCGGCCGTACACGGACTGCTGACCGGAATCGTCGCCGGCTTCGGCATCTATGGCTGGTTGTTCGAAGTCCCCAGTTTCGACCTGCGTCATGCCGTTCTGCTGGCCCTCTACGTCGGGGCCTATCCGGCGATCTGGGCCTTCGCCACCGCCTGGGCACTGCGGCGCAATTTCCCCCTGCTTCTCTCTGCGCCTGTTCTTTGGCTGGTATTCGACTACCTCCGCGGGCACGCGGGATTCCTCGCACTTCCCTGGGGCACCTTGGCCCAAACACAACATCGCAACCTCCCCCTGCTTCAGATCGCGAGCGTGATCGGCGAGCATGGCGTCACGTTTCTGGTCGCGTTGGGCAATGCCGCACTGGCGGCCTTTTGCCTGAAGCAGGAGCGACGCCCAGCCATGGTCGCTGCATTGGTTCTCGTCACTGTCCATGTGTGGGGCGCTGCCGAACTGTTCTCTCCCGCGTCCGGTCAATCCATCACGGTCGCGGCGATTCAACCGAATATTCACATCGGCGAACGTGCGACCGAAGCCGGGCGCACTGCCAACCTGGCACGACTCGAACGATTGACCAGAGAGGTGGCATCGTCACATCCGAACCTCATCGTCTGGCCGGAAAGCGCAATCCCAGGCGACCTGTCCGATCCGGCGCTGCTCGATCGTCTCCGGCAATTGAGCCATGAAACCGGCGTGCCGCTGGTTCTCGGAGCTGCCGAGGTGGAAAAATTCGCCACAGGAGACAGCCTGCTCAGCATCGGACGGCGCGCGTTCAACAGCGCCCATCTGTTGCAGCCGGACGGCTCCGCCTCGCCACCCTATCGCAAGCGCATGCTGGTGCCGTTTGCCGAATATGTGCCGCATGCCGACGTCATCCCTTGGCCCGAGTGGCTCGCCCCGCGGGTGACCGAATTGACTGCCGGTGACAGTGGTCGGCTGTTTACGATCGCGCCGCAGATTTCCGTCGCCGCATTAATCTGTTGGGAAAATCTCTTCTCACACCTCGCCCGGGAATCCGTCAACGGCGGGGCACAGCTTCTGGTGCAACTGACGAACGACGTCTGGTTCGGCCCCACGGCTGCCCCCCGGCAACACAATCTCATGTCCGTCATGCGAGCCGTAGAAAATCGTGTGCCGGTCGTGATCGCGTCGAACGCGGGCCCCTCACAACTCATCGATGGGTATGGCCGGGTGGTCGCCGCCACATCGAACGTCTTTCAGGAATCGGCCATCACAGGTGCCGTGGCCCTCGGGGGAGGAGGCACCGTCTACTCCAAGACCGGGGATTGGTTCGTTCTGCTCATGCCCGCCGGTGCATTCTGCACGTATGTCCTCCTGAAGCGGGTACACCCGAGTCGATATGCGAACCGGAACTCGTTCCCTTGGATCAGGGGCGCCCCCGCATCCCTTGTGATCGCTTCCATGCTTGGACGAAGCAGGCGCGTCCTGGGACGGACGACTCCGGAGGGGTAA
- a CDS encoding beta-propeller fold lactonase family protein, which produces MSSSWSRIGVVAIGFIGLAGCTEVETVKAPIEVPSRIYTANESSNDVSVIDATSYTPVGSIESKNQSTHDIAISRDGRRVYATNLASGRLSVMDAGTMETIASIYTGQRCHVVALTNDNKQAWVANIGDNNISIVDTETFRIVGTIPTGKGPTGLTFSHDGKFAYVSTQGDKTVDIIDTSTHQIVKSLSVGANPHFLVVGPKGYIWGTNTGGTDIYVIDPATQDIAGTLEVGAKPQQIAFGFKGMQGPNVYVTVGGTNKVAVVPADPKNLKVLEEISVGDGPNGIWANPEGTRIFVGHDKGNEVRVIDTGTGQNIATVPVGRKPIRVVVSR; this is translated from the coding sequence ATGTCATCATCATGGTCCCGTATCGGCGTCGTCGCCATCGGCTTCATCGGCCTGGCCGGCTGCACCGAGGTCGAAACCGTCAAGGCGCCGATCGAAGTCCCGTCAAGAATCTATACCGCCAACGAAAGCTCGAACGATGTCTCGGTGATTGATGCGACCAGCTACACGCCGGTGGGCAGCATCGAGTCGAAGAATCAATCCACCCATGACATCGCGATCTCACGTGATGGCCGCCGCGTGTACGCCACCAACCTCGCCAGCGGCCGCCTCTCAGTCATGGACGCGGGCACAATGGAGACGATCGCTTCCATCTATACAGGACAACGCTGCCACGTGGTCGCCCTCACCAACGACAATAAACAGGCCTGGGTTGCCAACATCGGGGACAACAACATCTCGATCGTGGATACGGAGACGTTCCGTATCGTCGGCACGATTCCGACCGGCAAGGGCCCGACCGGCCTCACTTTTTCGCACGACGGCAAGTTCGCCTACGTCAGCACACAGGGAGACAAAACCGTCGACATCATCGACACCTCGACGCACCAGATCGTCAAATCGCTTTCCGTCGGGGCAAATCCCCACTTCCTGGTCGTCGGTCCGAAGGGCTACATTTGGGGCACGAACACCGGAGGCACCGACATCTACGTGATCGATCCCGCGACGCAAGATATCGCCGGGACCTTGGAGGTCGGCGCAAAGCCGCAGCAGATCGCCTTCGGCTTCAAGGGCATGCAGGGTCCGAACGTCTACGTGACCGTCGGCGGAACGAACAAGGTCGCGGTCGTCCCGGCAGATCCCAAGAACCTCAAGGTGCTTGAAGAAATCTCCGTGGGTGACGGCCCCAACGGCATTTGGGCAAACCCCGAGGGCACGCGCATTTTTGTCGGACATGACAAGGGCAACGAGGTGCGAGTGATCGACACGGGCACCGGCCAGAACATCGCCACCGTGCCGGTCGGTCGCAAGCCGATTCGAGTGGTCGTGTCGAGGTAG